The Ruania alba genome has a window encoding:
- a CDS encoding heavy metal translocating P-type ATPase, producing MTTNAPRPAPETTLPHEPVQLDVSGMTCAACAGRVERALNKLDGVRASVNYATERAIITGLTADRVGDAVQRVEKAGYGARVHDDADDTWSRRATEVRIDSLRRRLLLSAILTVPLMDITIILALVPGWRFPGWEWVCVLLALPIVGWAAWPFHRATLRNLRHGSASMDTLVSLGITASFGWAVLTLLFGLGQEGTGYWLGFGVTPEGANSIYLDVAAGMTTFQLAGRYFETRSRRKAGDVLGALNQLAATHVRLRTGDTETIVPAASLRVDDVFVVLPGETIPADGAITAGTAAVDTSMLTGEPLPADLGPGDAVVAGTISTNGRLEVSATSVGAHTQLAQMAALAEQAQGRKARVQTLVDRVTTYFVPAVIVLAILVTVGWMLAGTPFEDAFGIGIAVLIIACPCALGLATPTALMVGIGRGATLGILVKGQDALEASGTITTVVLDKTGTLTTGEMAARTLIPADGVGEDELLRIAASVEHGSEHIIARAITAAADARQTGREPATDFVTHPGRGITAMVRGDIVAVGSPTFLREHGIAVTNADDQGQTDSGAETAVLVAHGDRLLGRIGLSDAIKPGARKAIAALHRQGMKTVLLTGDTRIAAEHTAERLGIDTVISGVLPADKAGTIRDLQARGERVAMVGDGINDAVALAAADLGLAVASGTDIALKSADIILVRDDLAVIPDAIGLSRRTLRTIRTNLGWAFGYNIAAIPIAAAGLLNPLIAAAAMALSSVLVVYNSLRLQNFRRAD from the coding sequence ATGACCACCAACGCCCCCCGTCCGGCCCCCGAAACGACGCTGCCCCACGAACCAGTGCAGCTGGACGTGTCCGGCATGACCTGCGCGGCATGTGCCGGGCGCGTCGAACGCGCCCTCAACAAGCTCGATGGCGTGCGCGCGAGCGTGAACTATGCCACAGAACGGGCGATCATCACCGGTCTCACCGCGGACCGGGTCGGTGACGCCGTCCAGCGGGTGGAGAAGGCCGGCTACGGGGCACGGGTGCACGATGACGCCGACGATACGTGGTCGCGGCGGGCGACTGAGGTACGGATCGATTCACTGCGGAGGAGGCTGCTGCTCTCGGCGATCCTGACGGTCCCGCTGATGGATATCACCATCATCCTCGCCCTCGTCCCCGGCTGGCGGTTCCCCGGCTGGGAGTGGGTCTGCGTGCTGCTGGCACTGCCCATCGTGGGCTGGGCGGCATGGCCGTTCCACAGGGCCACACTCCGGAACCTGCGGCACGGGTCGGCCAGCATGGACACTCTCGTCTCCCTCGGCATCACCGCGTCGTTCGGTTGGGCGGTGCTCACGCTGCTGTTCGGGCTCGGGCAGGAGGGAACCGGATATTGGCTCGGGTTCGGCGTCACTCCCGAGGGCGCGAACTCCATCTATCTCGATGTCGCTGCGGGGATGACCACCTTCCAGCTCGCCGGTCGCTACTTCGAGACCCGCTCACGCCGGAAGGCCGGCGACGTGCTCGGCGCCCTCAACCAGCTCGCGGCCACCCACGTGCGGCTCCGAACCGGCGACACCGAGACAATCGTGCCCGCGGCGTCACTGCGGGTCGACGACGTCTTCGTCGTCCTTCCCGGCGAGACGATTCCTGCTGATGGCGCCATCACCGCCGGCACCGCGGCGGTCGATACGAGCATGCTCACCGGTGAACCGCTCCCCGCAGACCTCGGCCCCGGCGATGCCGTGGTCGCCGGGACGATCAGCACGAACGGACGCCTGGAGGTGTCCGCCACGAGCGTCGGCGCACACACTCAGCTCGCGCAGATGGCGGCACTCGCCGAGCAGGCCCAAGGTCGCAAGGCCCGGGTCCAGACGCTCGTCGATCGGGTCACCACGTACTTCGTGCCCGCCGTGATCGTGCTGGCGATTCTCGTCACCGTCGGCTGGATGCTCGCCGGGACTCCGTTCGAGGACGCGTTCGGTATCGGAATCGCGGTGCTCATCATCGCCTGCCCCTGCGCCCTCGGGTTGGCGACCCCGACAGCGCTCATGGTGGGCATCGGCCGCGGCGCAACCCTCGGCATCCTCGTCAAAGGCCAGGACGCACTGGAAGCGAGCGGCACCATCACCACCGTCGTGCTCGACAAGACCGGCACCCTCACGACCGGCGAGATGGCCGCGCGCACACTCATCCCGGCAGACGGGGTCGGCGAAGACGAACTCCTCCGGATCGCCGCGTCGGTCGAACACGGCTCTGAGCACATCATCGCCCGGGCCATCACCGCGGCCGCCGATGCCCGGCAGACCGGCCGCGAGCCGGCCACCGACTTCGTCACCCATCCCGGTCGTGGCATCACCGCCATGGTTCGCGGTGACATCGTCGCGGTCGGAAGCCCCACGTTCCTGCGAGAGCACGGCATCGCCGTCACGAATGCCGACGACCAGGGCCAGACGGACTCAGGAGCGGAAACCGCCGTCCTCGTCGCCCACGGCGACCGGCTACTCGGGCGCATCGGGCTCAGCGATGCGATCAAGCCCGGCGCTCGGAAAGCGATCGCGGCGCTGCACCGCCAGGGCATGAAGACCGTGCTGCTCACCGGTGACACCCGGATCGCCGCAGAGCACACCGCCGAACGGCTGGGCATCGACACCGTCATCAGCGGCGTACTCCCGGCCGACAAGGCCGGCACGATCCGCGACCTGCAAGCCCGAGGCGAGCGGGTCGCGATGGTCGGCGACGGAATCAACGACGCCGTCGCTCTCGCCGCGGCCGACCTTGGTCTCGCCGTCGCCTCCGGCACCGACATCGCCTTGAAGTCCGCCGACATCATCCTCGTCCGCGACGACCTCGCCGTCATCCCGGACGCCATCGGACTCTCCCGCCGCACCCTGCGCACCATCAGGACCAACCTCGGCTGGGCATTCGGCTACAACATCGCCGCCATCCCCATCGCCGCCGCCGGCCTGCTCAACCCGCTGATCGCCGCCGCAGCGATGGCCCTGTCCTCGGTGCTGGTCGTATACAACAGTCTCCGTCTGCAGAACTTCCGCCGCGCAGACTGA
- the putP gene encoding sodium/proline symporter PutP, translating to MNEDTYLWVAIALYFLVMLLIGYYGYKRTSTGEDYMLGGRGLRPGVAALSAGASDMSGWLMLGLPGAIFVAGLDQAWIAVGLVVGAWLNWKFVAPRLRSYTEVANNSITVPSFFENRLRDQSRLLRIVAGLVILVFFTFYVSSGMVAAGTFFQGAFGASYLTGMMLVAGVTLAYTMFGGFTGVAWTDVVQGLMSMVALIVLPAMAIAAMGGFGESVDAIGAVDASATSWIAGASFVGIISAAAWGLGYFGQPHIIVRFMALRSAKDAVAGRRIGISWMILSTGGAVLLALLAIGYLPTQGVTLIEEERETVLLRMADLLFHPFIAGILLAAVLAAIMSTVSSQLLVCSSALVEDLVKVVFTRAASGKMTVLLGRFAVLVVAVVAAVIARDPEGSVLDLVGFAWAGFGSAFGPLIILSLYWRRLTSWGALAGMVTGAVVVFFWARLGLGDSLIYEIVPGFLACGVVAILVSLATARHDAQIEGEFDAAIRQSDAWKQPEPTS from the coding sequence GTGAACGAGGACACCTATTTGTGGGTGGCGATCGCCCTGTACTTCCTGGTCATGCTGCTGATCGGGTACTACGGGTACAAGCGCACCTCGACCGGTGAGGACTACATGCTCGGCGGGCGCGGGCTCCGGCCCGGCGTCGCCGCGCTCAGCGCCGGGGCCTCGGACATGTCGGGCTGGCTGATGCTGGGCCTGCCCGGCGCGATCTTCGTGGCCGGGCTGGATCAGGCGTGGATCGCCGTCGGGCTGGTCGTCGGGGCGTGGCTGAACTGGAAGTTCGTCGCGCCGCGCCTTCGCAGCTACACCGAGGTCGCGAACAACTCGATCACAGTGCCCAGCTTCTTCGAGAACCGGCTCCGCGACCAATCCCGGTTGCTGCGCATCGTGGCCGGCCTGGTCATCCTGGTGTTCTTCACCTTCTACGTCTCGTCCGGCATGGTGGCCGCCGGGACATTCTTCCAGGGGGCGTTCGGGGCCTCCTACCTGACCGGCATGATGCTGGTCGCCGGCGTCACCCTCGCGTACACCATGTTCGGGGGGTTCACCGGTGTGGCGTGGACGGACGTGGTGCAGGGGCTGATGTCGATGGTTGCGCTCATCGTGCTGCCGGCGATGGCGATCGCGGCCATGGGTGGCTTCGGAGAGAGCGTCGATGCCATCGGGGCCGTGGATGCCTCGGCGACGTCCTGGATCGCCGGCGCGTCCTTCGTCGGGATCATCTCGGCCGCCGCCTGGGGGCTCGGTTACTTCGGACAGCCGCACATCATCGTCCGGTTCATGGCGCTACGGTCGGCCAAGGACGCCGTGGCTGGACGACGGATCGGGATCAGCTGGATGATCCTGTCCACCGGCGGTGCGGTGCTGCTGGCCCTGCTGGCGATCGGCTACCTGCCCACGCAGGGCGTCACGCTCATCGAGGAAGAGCGGGAGACGGTGCTGCTGCGGATGGCGGACCTTCTGTTCCACCCGTTCATCGCGGGCATCCTGCTGGCCGCGGTGCTCGCCGCGATCATGAGCACGGTCTCCAGCCAGCTCCTGGTCTGTTCTTCCGCGCTGGTGGAGGATCTGGTCAAGGTGGTCTTCACGCGCGCGGCGTCAGGAAAGATGACTGTGCTGCTCGGTCGGTTCGCCGTGCTGGTGGTGGCAGTGGTCGCGGCCGTCATCGCACGCGACCCTGAGGGCTCGGTCCTGGACCTGGTCGGATTTGCGTGGGCGGGATTCGGCTCCGCCTTCGGACCGCTGATCATCCTGAGCTTGTACTGGCGTCGCCTCACCTCCTGGGGCGCCCTGGCCGGGATGGTGACGGGCGCCGTCGTGGTCTTCTTCTGGGCCAGACTCGGGCTAGGGGACTCGCTGATCTACGAGATCGTTCCCGGGTTCCTCGCGTGCGGTGTGGTGGCGATCCTGGTGAGCCTGGCCACAGCAAGGCACGATGCACAGATCGAGGGCGAGTTCGATGCCGCGATTCGGCAGTCCGACGCCTGGAAGCAGCCTGAGCCGACGTCCTGA
- a CDS encoding carbohydrate ABC transporter permease, giving the protein MTAIDTRVARKPPPAKGDRWVGGVSHTALVVWCVLVIAPMLWTLLSSFKTSSEIFASPFGLPAEWGFSNYRNAWVDSGLGDAFVNTIIVVGSALILVMLLGSMCAYVLGRFEFFGRRFIYYLMLAGLTFPVFLAIVPLFFVLQNLGLLGTLPGLIITYVSFALPFTVFFLYSFFRGLPGEIAEAAAIDGAGEWRTFFQVMLPMARPGMASVAIFNFLGLWNQFLLPVALNTDRSNWVLAQVLASFISSAGYAVDFGAMFAAAVVTIVPVLVAYILFQRQLQGSVSQGTMK; this is encoded by the coding sequence ATGACCGCCATCGACACGCGCGTCGCGCGCAAGCCGCCGCCCGCCAAGGGCGACCGTTGGGTCGGTGGAGTCTCGCACACCGCTCTCGTGGTCTGGTGCGTCCTCGTCATCGCCCCGATGTTGTGGACCTTGCTCAGCTCGTTCAAGACCTCCAGCGAGATCTTTGCGTCGCCCTTCGGTCTGCCCGCCGAGTGGGGGTTCTCCAACTACCGGAACGCCTGGGTCGATTCCGGGCTTGGTGACGCCTTCGTCAACACCATCATCGTGGTCGGCTCCGCGCTGATCCTGGTGATGCTGCTCGGTTCCATGTGCGCCTACGTGCTGGGCCGGTTCGAGTTCTTCGGACGCCGATTCATCTATTACCTGATGCTCGCGGGCCTGACCTTCCCGGTGTTCCTGGCGATCGTGCCGCTGTTCTTCGTGCTGCAGAACCTCGGCCTGCTCGGCACGCTGCCCGGTCTGATCATCACCTATGTGTCATTCGCGCTGCCGTTCACGGTGTTCTTCCTGTACTCCTTCTTCCGGGGACTGCCTGGGGAGATCGCCGAGGCAGCGGCGATCGACGGCGCAGGGGAGTGGCGCACCTTCTTCCAGGTGATGTTGCCGATGGCCCGCCCGGGGATGGCCTCGGTGGCCATCTTCAACTTCCTCGGCCTGTGGAACCAGTTCCTGCTCCCGGTGGCGTTGAACACCGACCGGAGCAACTGGGTGCTCGCCCAGGTGCTCGCGAGCTTCATCTCCTCGGCGGGCTACGCCGTCGACTTCGGTGCCATGTTCGCCGCCGCGGTGGTCACGATCGTGCCGGTCCTGGTGGCCTACATCCTCTTCCAGCGTCAGCTCCAAGGTTCGGTGAGCCAGGGCACGATGAAGTAA
- a CDS encoding DUF5134 domain-containing protein, whose translation MESALTLGLQVALFAALTAGLLLFLLGARTTRRRRDFGWHVVLNGAMIWMLAAMPLLMADMDMSGEGRAAMMGTPMWAGVVNIGFVVLCVAVALWWAYRAVTAQGHRLHVSVHAVKGIGMAAMLVLMN comes from the coding sequence ATGGAATCCGCGCTCACCCTCGGGCTCCAGGTCGCCCTCTTTGCCGCTCTCACCGCTGGCCTCCTGCTGTTCCTGCTCGGTGCAAGGACGACCAGGCGGCGCCGCGATTTCGGCTGGCACGTCGTCTTGAATGGGGCGATGATCTGGATGCTCGCCGCCATGCCGCTGCTGATGGCCGACATGGACATGAGCGGCGAAGGACGTGCCGCCATGATGGGAACGCCGATGTGGGCGGGCGTCGTCAACATCGGCTTCGTCGTCCTGTGTGTCGCGGTCGCCCTGTGGTGGGCGTACCGTGCCGTCACCGCTCAGGGGCACCGGCTGCACGTGAGCGTCCACGCCGTGAAGGGAATCGGGATGGCTGCCATGCTCGTGCTCATGAACTGA
- the ngcE gene encoding N-acetylglucosamine/diacetylchitobiose ABC transporter substrate-binding protein, with protein sequence MNDSLTHAPNRRSVLRGALYTAASVPLGVTLASCATGGGGDEETGGGSEEPGGEMTAENPFGMAENTTVDAVIFDGGYGVDYVEFAADILAETHEGSSVEVSPSTQIATELQPRFVGGNPPDLVDNSGAGSIGFNTILDQLSDLTDVIDAPNLEGTNIRDTLFEGVLAPGTYGDKLAALNYVLTVYGVWYSSSLFEEHGWTPPTTWDEAKELGAAAQEEGLYLFAWGTEAATYYETLALESAIKEAGDELRLALENLEPDAWRHDAVQGVFTAMKEIIDAGYFKPGGSGTQFTAAQAQWSNAQEAILYPSGSWIENEMKDQTADGFEMKGVSSMSLSSSPAMGMNALHSTAGEPFIVPSDGNTAAGKELLRIMLSKESAENFAATKLAPTIVKDTVPADGFGSTALVSQTDLLAAADGAIFTFDFRQTYGMNPEHLPIWNSFLDGQKSVEDLTDELQATSDRVREDDTIEKIEVS encoded by the coding sequence ATGAACGACTCACTCACCCACGCACCGAACCGCCGGTCCGTCCTGCGCGGCGCCCTCTACACCGCAGCGAGCGTCCCGCTCGGCGTCACCCTCGCCTCCTGTGCCACCGGTGGTGGTGGTGACGAAGAGACCGGAGGTGGCTCCGAGGAGCCGGGCGGCGAGATGACGGCGGAGAACCCGTTCGGCATGGCCGAGAACACCACCGTCGACGCGGTCATCTTCGACGGCGGCTACGGCGTGGACTACGTCGAGTTCGCCGCGGACATCCTCGCCGAGACGCACGAGGGATCCTCGGTGGAGGTCTCGCCGTCCACCCAGATCGCCACCGAACTGCAGCCCCGGTTCGTCGGCGGGAACCCGCCCGACCTGGTGGACAACTCCGGTGCCGGCTCGATCGGTTTCAACACGATCCTGGACCAGCTCTCCGACCTCACCGATGTGATCGACGCCCCGAACCTCGAGGGCACGAACATCCGGGACACCTTGTTCGAGGGTGTGCTCGCCCCCGGTACCTACGGGGACAAGCTCGCGGCGCTCAACTACGTGCTGACCGTGTACGGCGTCTGGTACTCCTCCAGCCTGTTCGAGGAGCACGGCTGGACCCCGCCCACCACCTGGGACGAGGCCAAGGAGCTCGGCGCTGCCGCCCAGGAGGAGGGGCTCTATCTGTTCGCCTGGGGCACGGAGGCCGCGACGTACTACGAGACGCTCGCCCTCGAGTCGGCCATCAAGGAGGCCGGTGACGAGTTGCGGCTCGCCCTGGAGAACCTGGAACCGGACGCCTGGCGGCACGACGCCGTCCAGGGCGTGTTCACCGCGATGAAGGAGATCATCGACGCCGGCTACTTCAAGCCGGGCGGCTCGGGCACGCAGTTCACCGCGGCCCAGGCGCAGTGGTCCAATGCGCAGGAGGCGATCCTGTACCCGTCCGGCTCCTGGATCGAGAACGAGATGAAGGACCAGACGGCGGACGGCTTCGAGATGAAGGGCGTCTCCTCGATGAGCCTGTCCTCGAGCCCGGCCATGGGCATGAACGCGCTGCACTCCACCGCCGGTGAACCGTTCATCGTCCCCTCGGACGGGAACACGGCCGCAGGCAAGGAGCTGCTGCGGATCATGCTCTCGAAGGAGTCGGCGGAGAACTTCGCTGCGACGAAGCTGGCACCGACCATTGTCAAGGACACGGTGCCGGCCGACGGCTTCGGGTCCACGGCGCTGGTGTCCCAGACCGACCTGCTCGCGGCCGCCGATGGTGCGATCTTCACCTTCGACTTCCGCCAGACCTACGGGATGAACCCCGAGCACCTGCCGATCTGGAACTCCTTCCTGGACGGGCAGAAGTCCGTGGAGGACCTGACCGACGAACTGCAGGCCACTTCGGACCGTGTGCGGGAGGATGACACGATCGAGAAGATCGAGGTCTCATGA
- a CDS encoding MurR/RpiR family transcriptional regulator produces MRIAQAEVDRTLRVAERIHANRPLMSAAMDKIADVLLEDPTAPLELSITELAERAGTSPATVTRFCRQLGYPGYVQFRVGVATDSGRGDTSNSEETWRAEMGRALDPDDTPEDVLRALLNAHVRSLRATADVLDLDIAASVAHQIGAARHLDIYGTGGSFAMAEEMRTRLYRIGVNAHAWGDVHAGLASASILDEQAIAIGISNSGRTRETLDMLDRAKLTGAHTVAITSFRNSPLAQTADCTLLASVPEQYLHPADLSAKHSQLFVLDVLYLLVAQLDYSATVARIAASADAVASHRRPD; encoded by the coding sequence GTGCGGATTGCTCAGGCCGAGGTCGACCGGACACTCCGGGTGGCTGAGCGTATCCATGCCAACCGCCCGTTGATGTCCGCGGCGATGGACAAGATCGCCGATGTTCTCCTCGAGGACCCTACGGCCCCGCTGGAGCTGTCCATCACCGAGCTCGCCGAACGGGCCGGGACCTCACCGGCCACCGTGACGAGATTCTGCCGTCAGCTCGGCTACCCCGGCTACGTCCAGTTCCGCGTGGGTGTGGCCACGGATTCTGGCCGCGGGGACACGTCGAACTCGGAAGAGACCTGGCGTGCCGAGATGGGTCGGGCATTGGACCCCGATGACACGCCGGAGGACGTGCTGCGTGCGCTGCTGAACGCCCATGTGCGGTCGCTTCGAGCGACGGCAGACGTTCTCGATCTGGACATCGCCGCCTCGGTCGCACACCAGATCGGCGCGGCGCGACACCTGGACATCTATGGCACCGGTGGCAGCTTCGCGATGGCCGAGGAGATGCGCACCCGGCTCTATCGGATCGGCGTGAACGCGCACGCATGGGGTGACGTGCACGCCGGTCTGGCCAGCGCGTCCATCCTCGACGAGCAAGCGATCGCGATCGGCATCTCGAACAGCGGGCGGACCCGCGAGACCTTGGACATGCTCGATCGGGCGAAGCTGACCGGCGCCCACACCGTGGCCATCACCAGCTTCAGGAACTCACCCTTGGCCCAGACCGCAGACTGCACCCTGCTGGCCTCCGTCCCGGAGCAGTACCTGCACCCGGCCGATCTTTCCGCCAAGCACTCTCAGCTCTTTGTGCTCGACGTGCTCTATCTGCTGGTGGCCCAGCTCGACTACAGCGCCACGGTCGCACGAATCGCGGCTTCGGCTGACGCCGTCGCCTCACATCGCCGACCCGACTGA
- a CDS encoding sugar isomerase domain-containing protein codes for MISAAADFHQEVSRRLDTLAQHATDGTLDPAVDLLVEALDAGGVIQAFGTGHSEAFAMEIAGRAGGLIPTTRIALRDVVLYGDRPVADLAGAAMERDPDVVEELLDAAPLHSDDVFVIASNSGVNGSIVGLALAVQERGHKIIAVTSMEHTMAVEPKHPSGKRLIDVADVVIDNLAPYGDATLTLGEEYGAGAVSSITAAFIAQALTLGVTERMLEAGTVPPLYISANRPGGDEHNHALEDRYRGRIRRGG; via the coding sequence ATGATCTCCGCCGCAGCCGACTTCCACCAGGAGGTCTCCCGCCGGCTCGACACACTCGCCCAGCACGCCACCGATGGCACGCTCGACCCTGCTGTGGACCTGCTCGTCGAAGCGCTCGACGCCGGCGGCGTGATCCAGGCGTTCGGTACCGGACATTCCGAGGCGTTCGCCATGGAGATTGCCGGTCGCGCCGGCGGTCTGATCCCCACCACGCGGATAGCGCTGCGCGACGTGGTGCTCTACGGGGACCGGCCGGTGGCCGACCTCGCCGGAGCCGCGATGGAGCGGGACCCGGACGTGGTCGAGGAACTGCTGGACGCTGCGCCCCTGCATTCCGACGATGTCTTCGTCATCGCCTCCAACTCGGGCGTGAACGGGTCGATCGTTGGTCTCGCCCTCGCGGTGCAGGAGCGCGGGCACAAGATCATCGCTGTGACCAGCATGGAGCACACGATGGCGGTGGAGCCCAAGCACCCGAGCGGCAAGCGCCTGATCGACGTCGCCGACGTGGTGATCGACAACCTGGCCCCGTACGGCGATGCCACCCTGACTCTCGGCGAGGAGTACGGCGCGGGTGCGGTCTCCTCGATCACGGCTGCCTTCATCGCCCAGGCGCTGACGCTCGGCGTCACCGAGCGGATGCTCGAAGCCGGCACAGTGCCGCCGCTGTACATCTCGGCCAATCGACCGGGAGGTGATGAGCACAACCATGCACTCGAAGACCGTTACCGCGGTCGGATCCGCCGCGGCGGCTGA
- a CDS encoding N-acetylglucosamine kinase encodes MTNCYLGIDAGGTSTRAAVVRADGTCVGVGRAGSGNPISAGPDHAAAQVLLATRHALEDAGIGADRMVGGIAAMAGSRVARHADWLNDPLHEAGIGISLTLEPDLLAAFLSATPQPDGYAVVAGTGAVAVRVRGFELEAVTDGLGWLLGDAGSGFWIGHQAIRHALAALDGRAPASTLTDALLESLELDPEAPAEVEGRPGAIQHAVDLLYTWRPVELARLAPLAFTAAQAGDPAAVEIVDEAGRALRAALTSMLVPEVSGPLVFGGSVLTQQPAVASAVAAAVPGQEPLLTSDGLVGAAVLALRRGGVTVSEATFDRLSETIAARRN; translated from the coding sequence GTGACCAATTGTTATCTCGGGATCGACGCCGGCGGGACCTCGACCCGTGCCGCCGTGGTCCGTGCCGACGGCACCTGCGTCGGTGTGGGGCGTGCCGGCAGCGGGAACCCGATCAGCGCCGGACCCGACCATGCCGCCGCACAGGTCCTGCTCGCCACCCGCCACGCACTCGAGGACGCAGGCATCGGCGCGGACCGGATGGTCGGTGGTATCGCAGCGATGGCGGGAAGCCGGGTGGCTCGCCACGCGGACTGGCTGAACGATCCGCTCCACGAGGCCGGGATCGGGATCTCGTTGACCCTGGAGCCGGACCTGCTCGCCGCCTTCCTGTCTGCCACGCCGCAGCCGGACGGCTATGCGGTGGTCGCCGGTACCGGTGCCGTGGCCGTGCGCGTACGCGGCTTCGAGCTCGAGGCCGTCACCGATGGCTTGGGATGGCTACTCGGTGATGCGGGATCAGGGTTCTGGATCGGCCACCAGGCAATCCGGCACGCCTTGGCCGCGCTGGACGGCCGTGCCCCGGCGTCGACACTCACGGACGCGCTCCTCGAGTCGCTGGAGCTCGATCCGGAGGCGCCAGCGGAGGTGGAGGGACGCCCGGGTGCGATTCAGCACGCCGTCGACCTGCTCTACACCTGGCGCCCGGTGGAACTCGCCCGGTTGGCGCCCCTGGCCTTCACGGCCGCACAGGCGGGCGACCCTGCTGCCGTCGAGATCGTCGACGAAGCCGGGCGCGCACTGCGTGCCGCGCTCACCTCGATGCTCGTCCCAGAGGTGTCCGGACCATTGGTGTTCGGCGGGAGCGTGCTCACCCAGCAGCCTGCGGTGGCCTCGGCCGTTGCCGCCGCGGTGCCGGGCCAGGAACCGCTGCTCACCTCCGACGGGTTGGTCGGCGCGGCCGTGCTGGCGCTCCGTCGAGGCGGCGTGACGGTGTCGGAGGCGACCTTCGACCGCCTCAGTGAGACGATCGCGGCACGGCGGAACTGA
- a CDS encoding carbohydrate ABC transporter permease: protein MSGQISAPGRGAPPSRDVAAGPSNGSRRGRKKWTFDRISFFIVFLLVPLALFLVFVISPFIQAGFYSLTNWTGFSPEFDFIGFANFVKLAQDPRWTNAVGNSIVLGLVVPFVTLSIALIFAILITIGGSGRGQIRGVKNAGFYRVVSLFPYVIPGIAIGLIWRLILDPSSGLVNGILTGLGLDQFQSFAWLGNVTTALPVSILVIVWGFVGFYMLLFIAAIKGIPAETYEAARIDGAGRARMSWSITLPLIRSNVQTAYIYIGIMALDAFVYMQALNPQGGPDSSTLVMSQQLFRSAFSEGQFGYASAMGVVIALVTLFFAAIVFTVNRLTGGKDEGGTS, encoded by the coding sequence ATGAGCGGACAGATCTCAGCGCCGGGACGGGGCGCGCCCCCGTCCCGGGACGTCGCGGCGGGACCCAGCAATGGGTCCCGCCGAGGGCGGAAGAAGTGGACCTTCGACCGGATCAGCTTCTTCATCGTGTTCCTCCTGGTCCCGCTGGCGCTCTTCCTCGTCTTCGTCATCTCCCCGTTCATCCAAGCCGGGTTCTACTCCCTGACGAACTGGACCGGGTTCTCACCGGAGTTCGACTTCATCGGGTTCGCCAACTTCGTCAAGCTGGCGCAGGATCCTCGGTGGACCAACGCGGTCGGCAACAGCATTGTGCTCGGGCTGGTCGTGCCTTTCGTGACGCTGTCCATCGCTCTCATCTTCGCGATCCTCATCACGATCGGAGGGTCCGGAAGGGGGCAGATCCGCGGTGTCAAGAACGCCGGCTTCTACCGGGTGGTGTCCCTGTTCCCGTACGTCATCCCGGGGATCGCGATCGGTCTGATCTGGCGCCTCATCCTGGACCCGAGCAGCGGGCTGGTGAATGGCATCCTGACCGGTCTAGGCCTGGACCAGTTCCAATCGTTCGCCTGGCTCGGCAATGTCACCACCGCGCTGCCTGTGTCGATCCTGGTGATCGTGTGGGGCTTCGTCGGCTTCTACATGCTGCTGTTCATCGCGGCGATCAAGGGGATCCCAGCCGAGACCTATGAGGCAGCACGCATCGACGGTGCAGGCCGGGCGCGGATGTCGTGGTCGATCACGCTGCCGTTGATCCGCAGCAACGTACAGACGGCCTACATCTACATCGGGATCATGGCGCTGGACGCCTTCGTGTACATGCAGGCGTTGAATCCGCAGGGCGGGCCCGACAGCTCCACCCTGGTGATGTCCCAGCAGCTCTTCCGGAGCGCGTTCAGTGAGGGTCAGTTCGGATACGCCAGCGCTATGGGTGTGGTCATCGCTCTGGTCACGCTGTTCTTCGCCGCGATCGTGTTCACCGTGAACCGCCTCACCGGCGGTAAGGATGAGGGAGGCACGTCATGA